In Telopea speciosissima isolate NSW1024214 ecotype Mountain lineage chromosome 10, Tspe_v1, whole genome shotgun sequence, the DNA window GGACACAAACAGCGAAAGCATTATATTTGAAATGTGACGCTGCAAAGCATGCATGATTCACCACGCAGTGCTCATCATCGAAGCAGAAAATTTAGATACGCCAAGCAAATTTCAGGATTAATTCCAAACATCTTATGGTATTCTCCCGTTCTCTATAAATTTTCATGGTCGATCGGTGGAGACAGTGAGGACTGTAAAAGGTGTAGTAGCTTGATCCTTGAGAGAGAAGTTCTGAGAATTGAGAAATGACGATGGCGATTGAGGTGAGTTTACCTTCTGATATTACCTTCTAAGATCCTCCGGCAGTACTATCGTTCTGATTGTGATGTTTGATAAAATTGTAGGCATGGTACGTGGAGGAGAGCGGCGAGGATAAAAAACTCTTGTCCTTGAGCAAACTAAAAGGTGATATGACTTTATAAAACTTATTCTTAAAAGCTAGTCATTAAGGAGAGGATGCCCAAGTACCGTGTATTATGTGTTTTGAAGTTTGTTTTGACTGAATTAAATTTTGCAGAGCTGGGAGTGTTGTACTGGCGTTTGAACCCAAAGAATTACGAGAACGATGAGGAGCTCCGTAACATTAGGGAAAGCAGGGGCTATAACTACGTGGTTCATACTTCATCATCACCTTGGCTCCTATCCATCGTTCATTCATTGGCTGTGTATTGCTAATATTAACCTTAAAATGCAGGATATTCTGGATATATGCCCAGAGAAACTGGAGAATTATGAGGAGAAGGTGAAGAACTTCTACACGGAGCACATCCATGCCAATGAAGAGATACGTTACTGTTTGGAAGGCAGTGGGTACTTCGATGTGAGAGACAAGGATGACCGCTGGGTTCGCATCTGGATGAAGGAAGGAGAcatgatcgccttaccctccGGGATTTACCATCGTCTGGCCCTTGACACTGGAAAATACCTCAAGGTATGAATTGTATATATCCATTGTCAATCTGTGTTGTTTGCACATGGATCTCTGATGAGAttgaaattttactttttttttgctaatgaGCTCTTTTCactgatggtggtggtggtggtggtgggagcaGCTGATGCGGTTGTTCGTGGACGAGCCAGTGTGGACTCCATTTAACCGTCCACAAGAGGAGCATCCGGCCAGGAAAGCCTACGTCAATAGCTTAGTACCCCTTGAGGCTCACTAAGCCTCTTCACTTCACTTAAAAACAGTTCAGCCTTGCGTTTCTTTGAATCTCTGCATCTCTGTATCTGTATCTCTGCCACCGTATATCCAATATATTGATACCCTACCATACCGTGTGACTGTGTCTGCCGCCTCCTGTTCATTAGGCAACACCCAATTACCATGTTATTACAAGTCCTTGCGTCTGTCATTCCATGTCTTTACCTATGCATGGTTCTATCTATCTATGAGACTTCACCTGTAATAAATCACTTTGCTCCACATACAGTTGGTCAAAGGTTAATTATATAAATGGAAAGCATATTTAATATAGTTCTCAACATATATGTGGAAAAGACAAACATGTTTAATAGGTAATGACAATGATAATAGAGATATGGAAGAGGGATTCCCTTAAGATATATTAGGCTGGAAAGTGTTATTATTCTGACCACCACAAATGTAATCAAATGGTAGGTTAGAGCATTTacagaatgaaaatagaaactggaTTCAGTTTGTTGTCCCATCAAGATTCAAGCCAGTTCAAGGCACTAATGAACTCTTGGTATATAATCTTCAATAAGCAGAGTAGATTACATGTGTAAAGGATAATCAAAAGTTGACCCTGGTTTCTACATTCCCACCCAGACCAAGTTTTCCATCGCCATGGGAATCGATAGCATTGGCCCAAGAGTCTCATCATATGGTCACTTCACCTGTGGAGAAGGAATTCTTCTTTCCACacgggtgaaagaaaactttcttcaaCAGTAAA includes these proteins:
- the LOC122642675 gene encoding 1,2-dihydroxy-3-keto-5-methylthiopentene dioxygenase 1-like, whose product is MTMAIEAWYVEESGEDKKLLSLSKLKELGVLYWRLNPKNYENDEELRNIRESRGYNYVDILDICPEKLENYEEKVKNFYTEHIHANEEIRYCLEGSGYFDVRDKDDRWVRIWMKEGDMIALPSGIYHRLALDTGKYLKLMRLFVDEPVWTPFNRPQEEHPARKAYVNSLVPLEAH